The following proteins come from a genomic window of Nicotiana tomentosiformis chromosome 12, ASM39032v3, whole genome shotgun sequence:
- the LOC138902925 gene encoding uncharacterized protein → MSVSEYAFRFSDLSRHTPALVATVRERVCRFIEGLNQSIRYSMDRELESYTPYQKVVEIARSLDGMRDCDREDREAKRPRGIGGFSSGHAAASAYHGRGYVSPPVHSTLPAASGLSRIERRGTLDYLPCKVISFLNDRQMVEKGCYAYLEYVRDASVYTPTVESVLVVRDYPDVFPKDLPSDAARQGYRFLY, encoded by the exons ATGTCGGTGTCGGAGTATGCtttccgattcagtgatttgtccaggcatacaccagccttggttgccacagtcaGGGAGCGAGTTTGTCGATTTATCGAAGGGCTCAACCAGAGTATTAGATATAGCATGGACAGGGAGTTGGAGTCATACACTCCGTATCAGAAGGTGGTTGAGATTGCACGGAGTTTGGACGGCATGCGAGACTGTGatagagaggatagggaggccaagaggcctcgtggcaTAGGGGGATTTAGTAGTGGTCACGCCGCAGCTTCAGCCtatcatggtaggggttatgtgagccccccagttcattcaacacttccagctgCTAGTG GCTTATCACGGATAGAGAGGAGGGGTACTTTAGATTATCTTCCTTGCAaggttatctcatttctaaatGATCggcaaatggttgagaagggatgttatGCGTATCTAGAATATGTGAGAGATGCCAGTGTttatactcctaccgttgagtcagttctggtagtgagggattatccagatgtattcccgAAGGATCTTCCAAGtgatgccgcccgacagggatatcgatttttgtattga